The genome window ACGAATCGCGTCGTCTTTTTCCATCTCGTCGGTGAACTCCTCGTAATCGACTTTCGTCGTTACGCCTGGCGTGTCGACGATGTCGATCGTCACCGACTTTCCGTTGCGTTCGATCTCGACGTTTTCTTTCCTGCGCGCGCGTCGCGTTTCGTGTGGAATGTGACTCTCCGTTCCAATTGCGTCACCGGTCCAATCTCTTGCGATGCGGTTTGCGAGCGTCGTCTTTCCAGCGTTCGGCGGTCCGTAGATCCCGATTCGTTTCGGCTCCTGCTCTGAGAACAGGCGGTCCGTCACCCGGGAGATACTATCTTTGAGTTCTGTGAACAGTCCCATCGTAGGGCCTCCAGCACACGGGGTGTGTCTGCGCGTACAACTGGACCGAATTCACTTAAGCCTACGTTTAATTAGTTGGCTTACCGATACTTGATCGCCCGATACTGCGTCGTTCTCGCATGAACCGAAAGCCTAGAGTCGTAGTCTACCCCTGCAGTTCGAGTGCAACCGACTACACGTTGTCGACAGGTCCGCACCCACGCCGTTGACGTATCACCGGATCAAATCCTATGGGTATCAGTACATTGTTCGCTGGACACTGTTCGCCGGATTCTAACGCGATCACTGAAGATCTCCCACACCCGACCGCGAACCAGCGCCGGGCGCGAGCCTCGCCGGATGGACTAGCAGTCGAGCGAGCACTCACGAATCCTGGTGAGCACCAACGAATTCTGGGGGGTGACGTCCGCTCGAGATGCTACCGGCGACTCGAGACCGAGATACTCGAGGTTGGCCGGAGTTCGTGATAGATAGCTTGGAGAGCCACTCGAGATGTATGATCAACGAGCGAGTAGCATCATGAGCAATACGCGAGTAGCACCCGG of Natrarchaeobaculum sulfurireducens contains these proteins:
- a CDS encoding Era-like GTP-binding protein, whose translation is MGLFTELKDSISRVTDRLFSEQEPKRIGIYGPPNAGKTTLANRIARDWTGDAIGTESHIPHETRRARRKENVEIERNGKSVTIDIVDTPGVTTKVDYEEFTDEMEKDDAIRRSREATEGVAEAMHWLREDVDGVIYVLDSAEDPITQVNTMLIGIIESRDLPVLIFANKTDLEDSSVKRIEDAFPQHETIPLSAKEGDNMDEVYESIAEYFG